The window ATGGGTGGACCgcttggtggataaggaattggctggatagTCACACTCAAAGAGATGCGGTCAAAGGCTTGATGTCCaggtggagaccagtgatgagtggtgccctcaggggtcggtatttGGACTGGTGCTGTTGAACATCTTTGTCagggacatggacagtgggatagagtgcaccctcagctaTGTCTGTGGATGACACTGACACCCATGGCAGGGTGGCTGGACtcgatctttaaggtcccttccaatccaaaccattctcttctttgatgattctgtgatctccccGACCTTATCTAgacccacaagcctttcatcatattttctttcccctttccagctgaggaggggcaGTGATGGTGGGCACCTGACGTCCATTCAAAGGTAGCCCACCACACAGGAGGAGCTTGCATCAGAGGCATGGGTGGAATTGCATTAGCATGTCCAAGCCTTAGTTAGGACAAGTGAAGGGCCTGTGTCATGGGCTGGAATCCAACCTGGTGCCAGTGGGTGGTGTTGCTGAGGTCATACTTCCTAAAGAAGGTCTCGGGTCCCACTTCCACCCACCTTGATGGTGTGTTGAGCCCTGGCTTTGCGCTAAGTAtggctggatgaggcttgggagaagaaaggaagtggAGGCATCTAAGGCTGGGATGCAGAAGAAGTTTattgagggaaaaaatgaaagcgAAAAGGCAGGAGCATCAGGTGGAAGGGAGCTGGTCTGAGGTGCAAGTGCAGCAACCATCAGCCGAGGTCCCTTGCATGCAGCAGATTTTGTGAGAGCACCGAGGTCTTCCTGCCTTGCAGTGGGAGCGGCATGCTAGAGGTCCCTGGTGGTACTTGGCTTGCAGAAAGTGGTTGCAGCAGAGAGTACTGGACATTGAAGAAGACACAATGAAaaaggaagtgggagaagaggtGGAGGTACATGGGCCATGTTTGCAGGCTGCTCGGACTGACCCCTTCCCTGCTTCCTTGCTTGGTGCCTTGAGGGAAGGAGCCGTGGACAGCAGGTCCACATGCCACGAAGGACCTGGAAGCGTGTCCTCAATCCATGCCGTGGCTTCCAGAATGTCTGTGGTAGCTGTCAGGGCTAGTAGCAAGGCCCCTTAGCAGGGGTAGCAGCCTCTAAGACCGCCGTTGAAGCAGCCCAGGCCTCCGAAGCCGTAGCCATAGCCGAAACCTCCGGAGGAGATGGGCACTCCCAGGGCACTGAGCTCGCTGCCCACGGCAGCCGAGGAGCTAGATCCGACGGCGgtgttctgggggaaggagctgaggatgggtccTGGCAGGGTGACCACCACAGTGGAAGGCTGGATGACGACGCGGGAGGCCTcgcactgcctgacacagggctcgttgcagctgttagcCAGCGGGGTGGGTCCGCAGGGGCGGCAGCTGTCGTAGCAGGCCATGGGTGTGGTGTGGGGGGGCCCTGGAAGAGAGGGTGTTGAGAAAGCGGAGGGGCGTGTGGGGGTGCGAGGGGTGGTGTTGCAGGAGGGCAAGGGAGTGGGGAGgcctggtgtggggctgtggggagcgtGGCGGTGGGGAGGCGTCAGGGCTGTGAGGCGGGGGGCAGAGCGTGCTGGAAGAGACGGGCCaggtggggcaggagaaggaggggaagggggttgAGGCTCACCTTGTTGAGCGCGGAGGAGAAGGCGTGAGGAGAAGTGTGTGAGGGAGAGAGGCGCTGGGCCGGCTTTTATGCTGGTCCCCGAGGGGCGGGACAGCCTTTGCACATGACGGCATTGTTCAGCAAGCAGCTGGTGCGTGCCACAGCCTGGCCAGTAATGAGGTGGGGCgtgttttccttcccacaacGCTCCCTTTTCATGTCCGGGTCTTGGGGACGTGTCCGCTTGGCCCTGGTGGCAGCTTTTAAGTGAGAGTATTAGAGGCCAAAGGCTTGGTGTTGATGGGGCGTGTCATGGCAGGCAGAAGACGTGACCAAAGCGTAGGGAAGGTGGGGTGTTGTCAGTGAGGTCATCCCCCGGCACTGGTGTGGTGTGGTTTGTGGGTGCGTTGTGAAGAGGGGGCCCCATTTCCTGGCATCCGTGGCAGGCTGGTCTGGGCTTTGGCGGTGTGCCGGGCGTGAGGCGCTGCCCCTTCCATTGCATTTTGTCCCTCCCTGCCTTGCTGCCAGCTCACTGAGCCTGTCTTTAGACCTGGCCTTTCCCGTTGGGTGTGCTCTGTGGGTTTCTTGGTGCCCCTCTAGCTTGTAAGCTTGTAGCTGGTGGTACTGGCTGTATCTGGTACAGGacttggactcgatgatccttcTGGATCCCctccaactcaggacattctatgattctatgatactagGTTTACGTGGCAAAGTTTTGGTTAGTgagggggctacaggggtggcttctgtccGAAGGTTCCAGAAGACTCCCCTATGTGCGACAGAGggtccccatgtgccaaaagatgagccagtggggaagaaggccggcctggctgaacagagagctttggctggaactcaggaaagagaagagagtttatgacctttggaagaaaggGCAGGCAACTGAGGAGGACTCCAATGATGTCATGAGGTTATGTAGGGAGAAAATGAGGAGGACCTAAGGCCAACTAGAAATTAATCTGTCtagtgccatgaaagccaattaaaaatgtttgtataaatacaataggaaaaaaaggagggctaaggagaatctccatccttggatgTGTGAGGAAACATAGTGCCAAAGGATGAGGataaggctgaggtgcttaatgccttttttgcctcagtcttgactagtaagaccagttgttctgcGGGTCCCCAGGCCCCTGAGGTTaaagacagggacggggagcagagtgaagcccccataatccaaggggaagcggttagcgacctgctgcaccacttagacacacacaagtccatggagCCGTATGGGATCCAGCCAAGGGTCCTGAGAGAGCTGTCGGCAGTGCTCAGGAAGCCGCTTTCCATCATttgtcagcagtcctggctaaccggggaggtcccagtcgACTGGAAGTCcgcaaatgtgacgcccatctacaagaaaggccagaaggaggatccggggaactgCAGGCATGTCAGTGTGAccttggtgctggggaaggttattgagcagatcatcttgagtgccatcatgcggcacgtacaggacaaccaggcgatgAGGCCCAGTGATCATGGGtttgtgaaaggcaggtcctacTTGACTAACCTGATGTCCTTTTGggacaaagtgacctgcttagtgggtgagggaaaggctgtggacgTTGTCTACGTAGACATTAGtgaagcctttgacaccatttcccacagcgTTGTCCTGGAGTAACggactgctcatggcttggacgggtgtACTCTtagctgggtaaaaaactggctggatggtcagaCCCGAGGAGTTTATGGTGAATGGAATGAAATCCAGTTGGCGGACGGTCACAAGCGGTGTTCCCCGGGGCTCAGTACttgggccagttctgttcaatatctttatcatgatgtggacgaggggatcgagtgcaccctcactaagtttgcagacgacagCAAGTTGTGCAGGAGTGTAGATCCTACCTTgcgggcaggaaggctctgcagaggggtctggacaggctggatcgatgggccgaggccactcTGTGAGGGGTAACAAGGCCGAGTGTCGGGTCgtgcacttgggtcacaacaagcACACGCAaagctacaggctgggggaagagtggctggaaagtgcctggcagaaaaggaccaggGGGTGTTGATGGACAGCCAActgaatatgagtcag of the Nyctibius grandis isolate bNycGra1 chromosome 3, bNycGra1.pri, whole genome shotgun sequence genome contains:
- the LOC137660762 gene encoding feather keratin-like is translated as MACYDSCRPCGPTPLANSCNEPCVRQCEASRVVIQPSTVVVTLPGPILSSFPQNTAVGSSSSAAVGSELSALGVPISSGGFGYGYGFGGLGCFNGGLRGCYPC